A genome region from Mycolicibacterium litorale includes the following:
- a CDS encoding acetylornithine transaminase — MTLQDRWQAVMMNNYGTPALALVSGDGAVVTDADGRSYVDLLGGIAVNVLGHRHPAVIAAVTRQLDTLGHTSNLYATEPGIALAEALVGHLGADARVFFCNSGTEANEVAFKITRLTGRTKVVAAQNAFHGRTMGSLALTGQPSKQAPFEPLPGHVVHVPFGDAEALAAAVDDETAAVFLEPIMGEGGVVVPPAGYLAAAREITTRHGALLVVDEVQTGVGRTGVFYAHQHDGITPDIVTLAKGLGGGLPIGACLAVGATGDLLTPGLHGSTFGGNPVCTAAALAVLETLAAEDLIARAGVLGKTLSHGVEELNHPLVDHVRGRGLLIGIALRAKAAKSAEAAARNAGFLVNAAAPDVIRLAPPLVVTEQQIASFLGALPDVLDTAAGGGDSTDAAAEVADT; from the coding sequence ATGACGCTCCAAGACCGGTGGCAGGCCGTGATGATGAACAACTACGGCACCCCGGCGCTGGCCCTGGTGAGCGGTGACGGCGCCGTGGTGACCGATGCGGACGGCAGGTCGTATGTCGACCTGCTCGGCGGTATCGCGGTCAATGTGCTCGGCCACCGCCATCCCGCGGTCATCGCGGCCGTGACGCGCCAACTCGACACGCTGGGCCACACCTCGAACCTCTACGCCACCGAACCGGGTATCGCGCTGGCCGAAGCACTCGTCGGCCATCTCGGCGCGGACGCCCGGGTGTTCTTCTGCAACTCCGGCACCGAGGCCAACGAGGTCGCGTTCAAGATCACACGGCTGACCGGACGCACCAAAGTCGTTGCGGCGCAGAATGCTTTCCACGGCCGCACCATGGGTTCGCTCGCGCTGACCGGTCAGCCGTCCAAGCAGGCCCCGTTCGAACCGCTGCCCGGCCACGTGGTGCACGTCCCGTTCGGTGACGCCGAGGCGCTGGCGGCCGCGGTCGACGACGAGACCGCCGCGGTGTTCCTCGAACCGATCATGGGGGAGGGCGGGGTCGTCGTGCCTCCGGCCGGATACCTGGCCGCCGCCCGCGAGATCACCACCCGCCACGGCGCCCTGCTGGTGGTCGATGAGGTACAGACCGGGGTCGGTCGCACCGGCGTCTTCTACGCCCATCAGCACGACGGCATCACCCCCGACATCGTGACGCTGGCCAAGGGCCTGGGTGGCGGCCTGCCGATCGGCGCGTGCCTCGCCGTGGGCGCCACGGGCGACCTGCTCACCCCGGGACTGCACGGCAGCACGTTCGGCGGCAACCCCGTGTGCACGGCCGCCGCGCTGGCGGTGCTCGAGACGCTGGCCGCCGAGGATCTCATCGCCCGCGCCGGGGTGCTCGGCAAGACGCTGAGCCACGGTGTCGAAGAGCTCAACCATCCGCTGGTCGACCATGTCCGCGGCCGGGGCCTGCTGATCGGCATCGCGCTGCGCGCCAAGGCCGCCAAGTCCGCGGAGGCCGCAGCCCGCAACGCCGGGTTCCTGGTCAACGCGGCCGCACCCGACGTGATCCGGCTGGCCCCGCCGCTGGTGGTCACCGAGCAGCAGATCGCGAGCTTTCTGGGCGCGCTGCCCGACGTCCTCGACACCGCCGCCGGAGGCGGCGATTCAACCGATGCGGCCGCGGAGGTGGCCGACACATGA